DNA from Eucalyptus grandis isolate ANBG69807.140 chromosome 5, ASM1654582v1, whole genome shotgun sequence:
accaatggATCCCACTTACTTCCCAATTGTGCGATCAAAAAGGGTCCCCAactttttctagacaaaaacggccctaggACAACacaattctctcttgattcaatccaatttggccaTCATAAATTCAATTATTACCTTAAtgatccaattggtattttcctcaccaatggatcccacttgcttcccaattgCGTGATAAAAAACAATCCCTGGCTTTTTCGGACAAAAACAGCCctaggacgactttttcccaaaaagtcttgatttgcaaaaaaatcttcgagGCGAGTCGACgctcctagaattaattgtgacatgtgaaactttcaatttctgaaatcaaacttaaattcgcaattaatttccattcggcatgattttagcgtgatctaaGCTACtaggtaactttcagaaattttagtgcaaatgacccatgatcgattttcttcgagccacaacgtacctcttcgacacatcgGCCACTCTCAatggtcatgaaaatctcaaggtttcaattacgtgcacaaggtacccaaaacgatagaaaatcggtCTCTTTTgttgatcgacgagaattttgcaattaggtggaatcacccacactttgatcacgcatctcaatcgaatcgactTATCCACGATCTacgatcgattttgacaatgtcATCGACCCTTGTAGACTAGCACAATCGAGCAGTcaatttctagtcgaattcttaagtccattgcattaaaatatcttaatgacttccccagatagtctagttatctcatgagtgattggctttaagaatagcactatagacgtgtcgatgaaaggcccaatttattcaattgaaaacaggacTGAAAATCTAGGAATTGCAGGGGGGAGGagcgaggccaaggtaagtcctctaacacTGATTGTGCTTAGGTTGCCCTtatggcgtattttcttcctaatcaagtTTTAGGGGTTGGACTTGCTAAAACattgtctcactagttattgaatAATCATTTTCATGTCCGTAGATGGTGCTTGTGGAGGACCAAAGCCCCGAAGTTTAAGAGGTGAAGCCCAAAAATCGGCAATTTTATCCGACTAGCTAGTTGtaggacaattctcttttgttgGGAGCcgatcccttttgtaaacctttGTGTATAGAtctatgtgtttataaaaatgtattttgtgaaaaattggccCTACTAATGAATGGGTCGATGATGCGTccgggacgtcgctatttaatcgactagTGAGGGGATGGGCAcgctcgaggatcgggcgtgacaaaCATATTATAGAGTGATAAAAATGCCACTAACGCTAGAGGACAAGGATGGAGGCTCAAGCGGAGTAGAGTGATCAAGGACGTGAGGTCAGCAGTGAATTTTGGGACACCGGCACTTGAAGACAAATGGCATTGTAGATAACTAAAGGAAAAGtcagtcattttttttaatataaccAAGTATAGGAAACTATggcttttgatgtaccgacgaACAATGTCCATCCagtatatgtaaataaaaagtgCATGGTTATTATCTATATGTATCTAGTGTGCATCATTTCGGTGTTTAGgtagggagttgttggatacgcttccgCCATGTAAATTGTGCAGGGACCAATGAAAAATGTGATAGACCCCTAGACTCACGAATTCACCGAAATCCAAGGGTATAAGAATAAAGGACATCCAGGACAAAGAAAGAagtgtggcgaccctaacggatcgggggccatcGTGGGGCACCACAAATCGGGCCAAGCGAGGTCAACGGGGTTGGTCCAAGTCAAGTGAACCAGATTGGGTCGAGGTCAATAGCGGGTCAGGTCAAGGTCAATGGGTCGGGTCCCAAGTCGGGTCGGGTTCATCCACGACCCTGGTGGTTGACGTCATTCCTAGCACATGCACACACGCTAGTCGTCGCCACGCATGGCTACGTATGTGGGCACATGGCAACATGTGGCAACGCGTCTTCAACATGTGCCGACTCCTAGCGATGCGTGGGGGCACATGCAACCTCCCGGTGACGCGTTGGCCACGGTTTTGCTTGTCTTGACAAGCCCATTCcgtttttataattaaaattgatttttattgaacaaaaaatcacaaaaatatggcagaaaaaaaaactatgcaaTCGTGTTCTAATCTATGGAGGCTACGATACCACATGTAAGACACGAGAATGCAACCTAAGATCTCCATAGCTAAAATCAAGAACGCTTATAAACAAGTAAAGAGATTAACGCACTTGATTTGGACCATTATTCTTGATGCGGAATAACAACGATCCAAACTCATGAATTTCTCATTTATTGCCCTTTGTATCACTAGTTCAATGGGATGGCTCCTTACCTTAGTGCTTAATAAACGCTCCTTTGTGAGGATAATTGCGTATGTTAAGGTTAAAGGAGAGACTTAAgtattatttatagagtttccaaccacATTCTCTCATTACAAGCagggctcaactcggcccacactagccaaccCCATATTAAACtgattaagaaaccttctatctcaccttagaccaaccccgtaaaatagtaaattataatattaattaatgtaacccgactaggaaaactcttacaattAAATTAGGCAAATCAACTATCTTTAAGAGTTGCCAATCCAACTCTACCAATGATTCAAATTTTCCCAACTGTGTATTgagctccttttcttttattgcaaAGCACTTGTAAATCTTGATGTATAAGCTTAACTAACCCTCTAATAAAGCATGGGAGTTCACTGCTATACTTGTTCATACATATTAGTTAACCTTGTAAATAATGCACACTCGTAAACCAATTTCATTAACACATGAAATATCTAGATCCTCAAACAATAGAATCAGAATGGAGTTGGCGAGAATTTCATTACATTGATAGCAAACACATTCACCTTTACTTTGACAACCGACGAAAAGAAGGCTTCAAGAGTCAACATCTAACAATTTCCTTGCCTTATAAACCTCATCAGTAACCGATTGAAGTACTTCTTCGTAGCTGCAGCAATGCACGATTGAAGGACAGCTCATTTTAGTTGGACAGATAGAAATTTAAAGGTTTTCAAAATGATGGATAAGGACACCACAATGCTACAACTTTCGTATGGTGtttacttgagtgccataactttttcaACCACATAAGTTTCATAACTTGTAAAAAGTTTGCTCAGTaccattattttcaattaatcatccaatttttttaaaaaagttcaCACAGGTGCCAGAAAAACGATGTGGCATAGCATTTATggtgaacattttaaaaaagttaCGGCACCTAAATAATCGGTTGAAAAGTTGTATGGCACTCAAATAATCGGAAAGAAAGTTTTGACATTCAAGTAAGcactatatatataagttatggTATTTAAGTGAGCGCTGCATGAAAATTACAGTACTTGTGGTGCTCTTTTCCCTTAAAATGATGATCTAACGTTGATTTGATTTCTCAGACACCTGTAACTTGAAGATCTTTCACTCCggaaaatatatatgtgtgcgTGCGCAGGGCCGTAACAGTATGCAATTTTGTTCTATTCAACCATAGAGTTCCTCCAGATACTACAGACAAGAAGGATCCGCTTCTTATTCTACAGGATTGAATTTGCTTGAGTGGACAATTTGTATGCAAAAGGGCTGCATTCCAGTAACTTTGAAACTCTCAGTGTTGGGAAAGTTCAATTGAATGACTTATTTACCTCATGATTTAGTGGCGAAATAGCAGATTTACCTGTTGTTTTTCAAGATGAAACCCCTCAATGCTGCGACCTTAATGAGGGCCTCTTTCCATGACTTCACTTCATCGTGGTCGAAGTTCGCTCGGTGCTTGTCTAGGTCGCTTTTGTATAAATCAGTTTTGAGCTTAACATCATCAATCTCCACATCGTAGAAAATGGGGAGgattcttcttttcccctttgatTCTAACGTGCATTTTACCATGTAAGCAAGTACGCGGAGACACCAATGACCAGAAACATAGTTCctagagaagatgggtatgtagatATTAGAGTTAGCGAGTAACCCTAGAATCTTTTCCCCAGTCTCTTCATTGGACCTCAAGTCATCATTATCACTATAAACAGACATTTGATTCCAAATCATCCGAGAGTGAAGATAACTGACAATACTATGATGAGTGTCTGGTCCCTTAAAACTCAGGAACACATCAGTTATAGGCAATCTGTGGCAAAGCCAAGTCGATCTCGGGATATTGAACAATCTTTTTCAAGATAGTGCGGCCACGACTACCAAACACCCAGCTTTCTAAGCCCTCGATGCCCTCAATGGATCTTAAATTCGGACAAGCTTCTAGCTCTAGATGTTGTAGCTTACCCAACTTGGAAAAATTGGGTAACTTTCCTATTAAATCGCATCTGGAAAGGAGGAGGTACTGCAAAGTTTCTAGTTCCGACAAaccttgaatttcaactagCCTATTCAAG
Protein-coding regions in this window:
- the LOC108958378 gene encoding toll/interleukin-1 receptor-like protein codes for the protein MKEFPHTIGGLEMLEVLDGYKSWDLTDKNLEGIGKLFHLKTLNLAFTSVSRLPPEISRLHLQKLEGPDTHHSIVSYLHSRMIWNQMSVYSDNDDLRSNEETGEKILGLLANSNIYIPIFSRNYVSGHWCLRVLAYMVKCTLESKGKRRILPIFYDVEIDDVKLKTDLYKSDLDKHRANFDHDEVKSWKEALIKVAALRGFILKNNSYEEVLQSVTDEVYKARKLLDVDS